One stretch of Microplitis mediator isolate UGA2020A chromosome 9, iyMicMedi2.1, whole genome shotgun sequence DNA includes these proteins:
- the LOC130674186 gene encoding uncharacterized protein DDB_G0287625-like: NNNNNNNNNNNNNNNNNNNNNNNNNNNNNNNNNNNNNNNNNNNNNNNNNNNNNNNNNNNNNNNNNNNNNNNNNNNNNNNNNNNNNNNNNNNNNNNNNNNNNNNNNNNNNNNNNNNNNNNNNNNNNNNNNNNNNNNNNNNNNNNNNNNNNNNNNNNNNNNNNNNNNNNNNNNNNNNNNNNNNNNNNNNNNNNNNNNNNNNNNNNNDEPTTGKNLKLCGIILRVSAWQATANALNSHYNVSNKQRARSLVDNCIQDTPDFDSINFITTAQPHASQNKKPSSNKNNYRNCHRNSSQSDNKANDSNLELPALLNNFESFMKSFLERLERITSSNSSANTIPAQLLQSSTHSAAFCDDTIKPSGKPSSASLKAPSRVSQMVTNVFIDHHKIDALLDSGSGRSYISEAAYERIKENQLHELISGPMDAREVIMANSKPTQTRGGAPFRINLDGHEIITWLTVVPGLSTPVILGLDFWQLADIQVNSKENTWKMNSSKITHTFSSRTYQFNSATLNSLSSTEEANHNRNLLLKQQENITLSS, from the exons aataataataataataataataataataataataataataataataataataataataataataataataataataataataataataataataataataataataataataataataataataataataataataataataataataataataataataataataataataataataataataataataataataataataataataataataataataataataataataataataataataataataataataataataataataataataataataataataataataataataataataataataataataataataataataataataataataataat aataataataataataataataataataataataataataataataataataataataataataataataataataataataataataataataataataataataataataataataataataataataataataataataataataataataataataataataataataataataataataataataataataataataataataataataataataataataataataataataataataataataataataataataataat gatGAACCAACAAC GGGAAAAAATCTCAAATTATGCGGAATTATTTTACGTGTTAGTGCTTGGCAGGCGACGGCTAATGCACTCAATTCCCACTACAATGTCTCAAATAAACAAAGAGCACGTAGTCTCGTCGATAATTGTATTCAAGACACTCCAGATTTTGATTCAATCAATTTTATAACTACCGCACAGCCACATGCTTCACAGAATAAAAAACCTagttctaataaaaataattatcgtaattGTCATCGAAATTCAAGTCAGTCTGACAATAAAGCAAATGACTCAAATTTAGAGCTTCCAgctttactaaataattttgaatcattcatgaAATCATTCCTGGAAAGATTAGAACGAATAACATCAAGCAATTCTTCGGCAAATACCATTCCGGCGCAACTTCT TCAGTCATCAACCCATTCAGCAGCTTTTTGTGACGACACAATTAAACCTAGCGGTAAGCCTTCTTCAGCGAGTCTGAAAGCTCCGTCAAGAGTCAGTCAGATGGTCACCAACGTGTTTATTGATCACCACAAGATCGATGCATTACTGGACAGTGGAAGTGGACGCAGCTACATCTCTGAAGCTGCATACGAACGCATCAAAGAAAACCAACTGCACGAACTCATATCAGGCCCCATGGATGCTCGTGAGGTCATTATGGCTAATTCTAAACCAACACAAACACGAGGTGGTGCGCCTTTCCGGATAAACTTAGACGGCCACGAAATTATCACTTGGTTGACTGTGGTACCAGGATTGTCTACTCCTGTCATCCTTGGACTAGATTTTTGGCAGTTAGCTGACATTCAAGTGAATTCCAAAGAAAACACTTGGAAAATGAATTCAAGTAAAATAACTCACACATTTTCCTCAAGGAcatatcaatttaattcagCAACGTTAAACTCACTGTCGTCAACTGAAGAGGCTAATCATAATCGAAATCTCTTACTCAAACAACAAGAAAATATTACACTAAGTagttga
- the LOC130674185 gene encoding uncharacterized protein LOC130674185, with protein MKLYGINHLHTTSYHPQANGLVERLHRQLKSALLCHQESWYDALPAVLLGLRVACKDDIQTTSAELVYGEPIRLPGELLTPTKKTTPHDIVNTLKRHFNLLAPAEMSHHGKHSAFCFRNLSICSHVLVRNDQIKPSFSPPYKGPYRVITRHDKYFIVEYRGLQIVIPIDRLKPVYEANSVNTATMIANSQPNNTATETKKRRVRFNI; from the coding sequence ATGAAATTGTACGGAATAAATCACCTACACACCACGTCGTATCACCCGCAAGCCAACGGTCTCGTCGAACGTTTACATCGTCAGCTGAAATCAGCACTTTTGTGTCATCAAGAGTCGTGGTATGACGCATTACCAGCCGTTTTGCTCGGCTTACGCGTTGCCTGTAAAGACGACATACAGACGACATCGGCTGAATTAGTATACGGTGAACCTATCCGACTACCCGGTGAGTTACTTACTCCCACTAAAAAAACTACGCCTCATGACATCGTCAATACTCTAAAACGTCATTTTAACTTATTGGCACCGGCTGAAATGTCGCATCACGGCAAGCATTCTGCTTTCTGTTTCAGGAACCTTAGTATTTGCAGCCACGTACTGGTACGGAATGACCAGATCAAACCATCTTTCTCGCCGCCGTACAAGGGTCCATATCGTGTAATAACTCGACACGATAAATACTTTATTGTCGAATATCGAGGACTGCAAATCGTCATTCCAATAGACAGATTGAAGCCGGTTTACGAGGCAAATTCAGTCAACACGGCGACGATGATAGCGAACTCCCAGCCGAATAACACAGCAACCGAGACCAAAAAACGCCGAGTCCGGTttaacatttga